A stretch of Antennarius striatus isolate MH-2024 chromosome 6, ASM4005453v1, whole genome shotgun sequence DNA encodes these proteins:
- the ostn gene encoding osteocrin, with protein MHSCECLLLSCLLSIILLHCSTDGFRVRPAQHVDRPGLRSSLGLRPRQRGMKVGEELTAKLLRFNDLVRMENDVMEPKRKRGFPGDIPPLDRLSVSSMETKSGTIRQSKVVESPRRRVIPPPIDRIGMSQLPNSRG; from the exons ATGCACTCTTGTGAATGTTTGCTCCTCTCCTGCTTGCTGTCCATCATTCTGCTCCACTGCAGCACCGACGGCTTCAGAGTCCGGCCTGCTCag CATGTAGACCGGCCCGGCTTGAGGTCTTCACTGGGTCTTCGTCCTCGTCAACGTGGCATGAAAGTGGGGGAGGAGCTGACAGCAAAGCTCCTCCGATTCAATGACCTAGTGAGGATGGAGAATGACGTCATGGAGCCAAAAAGGAAGAGGGGTTTCCCAGGCGACATTCCCCCACTGGACCGACTGTCAGTCAGCTCCATGGAAACCAAGTCAGGAACAATCAGGCAAAG CAAGGTTGTTGAGTCGCCACGGCGACGAGTCATTCCGCCTCCGATTGACAGGATTGGAATGAGTCAACTACCAAACAGTCGGGGATAG
- the gmnc gene encoding geminin coiled-coil domain-containing protein 1 encodes METLASVWACDPCDLSDLGLNPSTTWESQCNFSSTPPASLMWTKQLSPHLQRNKQLQDTLLQREEELARLQEENNKLRGFLNSSFVRKLGDEAKKLPADGRRKLKRSLMLNEPFQISGQQHRTSQPVSKRVCRNLAAEFCFETTETSSTEPNLDLWVLRTLGLKDRDTIDTSSGSSCSSLRYRRSSHVNGAESSPDSSFSSSLTSSTPSSVHNSPQTDFTISASEFYEQNCCTSPGQYSDFIVTGRQCEAPEALIRSYNTPKVFQSPPQTEQTRADICSVTASDQIQTQPVYWSPTSQAPSLNKIQFSPPGERTIFCPTVSLSPVMNQLTSISSPSVGSMPTAVPQSTSIRTDLAFSMSLSPSSSVKTHSFPHGQAFVRKDPEGKWNFTWLPRQEP; translated from the exons ATGGAAACCCTGGCCTCTGTTTGGGCCTGTGACCCCTGTGACCTCAGTGACCTTGGGCTCAACCCATCAACTACATGGG AGTCTCAGTGTAATTTTAGCAGCACCCCACCTGCTAGCCTTATGTGGACGAAGCAGCtgtcacctcacctccagaggaacaaacag CTTCAGGACACTCTGCttcagagagaggaggaactgGCCCGACTCCAGGAGGAGAACAACAAACTCCGAGGGTTTCTCAACTCATCTTTTGTAAGAAAGCTGGGAGACGAGGCAAAG AAACTACCTGCTGATGggaggaggaagctgaagagAAGCCTGATGCTCAATGAACCTTTCCAAATTAGCGGTCAGCAACACAGAACCTCCCAACCGGTCAGCAAGAGAGTCTGCAGGAACCTTGCTGCCGAATTCTGCTTTGAGACCACTGAGACGTCTTCCACAGAACCAAACCTGGACCTCTGGGTGCTACGAACACTGGGACTCAAGGACAGAGACACAATTGACACATCCAGTGGGTCCTCCTGCTCCTCACTTCGATACAGGAGGAGCAGTCATGTTAATGGTGCTGAATCCAGCCCAGACTCCTCTTTCAGCTCTTCACTCACCTCTTCTACACCCTCCTCTGTCCACAACTCCCCCCAAACTGATTTTACGATCAGTGCTTCTGAATTCTATGAACAAAACTGTTGCACTTCTCCGGGTCAGTACTCCGACTTCATTGTCACTGGGAGACAGTGTGAAGCTCCTGAAGCTCTGATCAGGAGCTATAACACACCAAAGGTCTTCCAGTCTCCACCTCAAACAGAGCAAACTAGAGCAGACATCTGTTCTGTTACAGCCTCAGATCAAATCCAAACACAACCAGTTTACTGGTCTCCCACCAGCCAGGCACCATCACTGAACAAAATCCAGTTCAGTCCACCAGGAGAAAGAACCATTTTCTGCCCCACCGTGTCTCTGAGTCCTGTCATGAACCAGTTGACATCTATCTCCAGCCCGTCGGTAGGATCTATGCCCACTGCTGTGCCACAGTCTACCAGCATCCGCACAGATTTGGCATTTAGCATGTCCCTTAGCCCGTCAAGCAGCGTCAAGACCCACAGTTTCCCCCACGGCCAAGCCTTTGTCAGGAAGGACCCAGAGGGAAAGTGGAACTTCACTTGGTTGCCCAGACAAGAACCATAG